Proteins from a genomic interval of Amycolatopsis sp. cg13:
- a CDS encoding acetyl-CoA C-acetyltransferase, with amino-acid sequence MSSEAYIYEALRTPRGKNKGGALHGTKPVDLVVGLIEELKVRHPNLDPQAIDDIVLGVVSPVGEQGADIARTAALVAGLPQTVAGVQLNRFCASGLEATNVAAQKVRSGWDQLVIAGGVESMSRVPMGSDGGALFMDPATAYDHYIAPQGIGADLIATMEGFSREDVDAFAVRSQEKAEAAWSGGYFAKSVVPVKDMNGVTILDHDEHRRPGSTVEGLAKLKPAFTTIGEMGGFDAVALQKYHQVEKIDHVHTGGNSSGIVDGSAIVLVGSEEAGKRAGLTPRARIVATASIGSEPTIMLTGPTPATEKVLKTAGLTPDDIDLWELNEAFASVVLKWQKDLNLPDEKINVNGGAIAMGHPLGATGAMLVGTVVDELERRQARRALVTLCIGGGMGVATIIERV; translated from the coding sequence GTGAGTAGCGAGGCCTACATCTACGAGGCGTTGCGCACGCCCCGGGGCAAGAACAAGGGCGGTGCCCTGCACGGCACCAAGCCGGTCGACCTGGTGGTCGGCCTCATCGAAGAGCTGAAGGTCCGCCACCCGAACCTCGATCCGCAGGCGATCGACGACATCGTGCTCGGCGTCGTGTCCCCGGTGGGCGAGCAGGGCGCGGACATCGCGCGCACCGCCGCGCTCGTCGCGGGCCTGCCGCAGACGGTCGCGGGCGTGCAGCTCAACCGGTTCTGCGCGTCCGGGCTCGAGGCCACGAACGTCGCGGCGCAGAAGGTCCGCTCCGGCTGGGACCAGCTGGTCATCGCGGGCGGCGTCGAGTCGATGTCGCGGGTCCCGATGGGTTCGGACGGCGGCGCGCTGTTCATGGACCCGGCCACCGCGTACGACCACTACATCGCCCCGCAGGGCATCGGCGCGGACCTCATCGCGACGATGGAGGGCTTCTCCCGCGAGGACGTCGACGCGTTCGCGGTCCGCTCGCAGGAGAAGGCCGAGGCGGCCTGGTCCGGCGGCTACTTCGCGAAGTCCGTGGTGCCGGTGAAGGACATGAACGGCGTCACGATCCTCGACCACGACGAGCACCGCCGTCCGGGGTCCACTGTGGAGGGTCTGGCTAAGCTCAAGCCCGCCTTCACCACGATCGGCGAGATGGGCGGCTTCGACGCCGTCGCGCTCCAGAAGTACCACCAGGTCGAGAAGATCGACCACGTGCACACCGGCGGCAACTCGTCCGGCATCGTCGACGGCTCGGCCATCGTCCTGGTCGGCAGCGAGGAAGCGGGCAAGCGGGCCGGCCTCACGCCGCGGGCGCGCATCGTCGCTACCGCCTCGATCGGCTCCGAGCCCACGATCATGCTGACCGGTCCGACCCCGGCCACCGAGAAGGTGCTGAAGACCGCGGGCCTGACCCCGGACGACATCGACCTGTGGGAGCTCAACGAGGCGTTCGCGTCCGTCGTGCTCAAGTGGCAGAAGGACCTGAACCTGCCGGACGAGAAGATCAACGTCAACGGCGGCGCGATCGCCATGGGCCACCCGCTCGGCGCCACCGGCGCGATGCTGGTCGGCACCGTCGTGGACGAGCTGGAACGCCGTCAGGCGCGCCGGGCCCTGGTGACCCTGTGCATCGGCGGCGGCATGGGTGTCGCGACCATCATCGAGCGGGTGTGA
- a CDS encoding 3-hydroxyacyl-CoA dehydrogenase NAD-binding domain-containing protein codes for MTESKTIRWDKDSDGIVTLTLDDPDQSANTMNQAFRESLAATVDRLEAEKDDIAGVVLTSAKKTFFAGGDLRDLIQAQPEHAAEITASSTAMKGQMRRLEQLGKPVVAAINGAALGGGLEIALATHHRIAADVKGSQIGLPEVTLGLLPGGGGVVRTVRLLGIQSALLNVLLQGQRLKPRKALELGLVHEVVDTVDELVPAAKAWIKANPEGGVQPWDVKGYKIPGGTPSNPSFAANLPAFPANLRKQLKGAPMPAPRAILAAAIEGSQVDFDTAIQVETRYFVSLAIGQVSKNMTKAFFFDLQSINSGGSRPDGFEKYTAKKVGVLGAGMMGAAIAYVSAKAGIDVVLKDVSQEAAEKGKGYAVKLEEKALSRGKTTQEKSDALLARIKPTADPADFAGVDFVIEAVFESVELKHKVFGEIESIVNADAVLGSNTSTLPITALAEGVQRTEDFIGIHFFSPVDKMPLVEIICGEKTSPATLAKVFDYTLQIRKTPIVVNDSRGFFTSRVIGTFINEAVAALGEGVEPASIEQAGSQAGYPAPPLQLMDELTLTLPRKIRAETRAAIEAEGGTWTPHASEAVIDTMLDKYDRKGRSTGAGFYEYDENGKRTGLWPGLREAFNSGSADVPFEDLKERMLFAEALETVKCFDEGVLTTVADANIGSIFGIGFPAWTGGVIQYINQYEGGLQGFVDRARELASRYGSHFEPPQSLVEKAAKGEIYE; via the coding sequence ATGACCGAGAGCAAGACCATCCGCTGGGACAAGGATTCCGACGGCATCGTCACGCTGACGCTGGACGACCCGGACCAGTCGGCCAACACGATGAACCAGGCCTTCCGCGAGTCGCTCGCCGCGACGGTGGACCGGCTTGAGGCGGAGAAGGACGACATCGCCGGTGTCGTGCTCACCTCGGCGAAGAAGACCTTCTTCGCCGGCGGCGACCTGCGCGACCTGATCCAGGCGCAGCCGGAGCACGCGGCCGAGATCACCGCGTCCAGCACCGCGATGAAGGGCCAGATGCGCCGGCTCGAGCAGCTGGGCAAGCCGGTCGTCGCGGCCATCAACGGCGCGGCGCTCGGCGGCGGCCTCGAAATCGCGCTGGCGACGCACCACCGCATCGCGGCCGACGTCAAGGGCAGCCAGATCGGCCTGCCCGAGGTGACCCTTGGCCTGCTGCCCGGCGGTGGCGGCGTGGTCCGCACCGTGCGGCTGCTCGGCATCCAGAGCGCGCTGCTGAACGTGCTGCTGCAGGGCCAGCGGCTCAAGCCGCGCAAGGCGCTGGAGCTGGGCCTGGTGCACGAGGTCGTGGACACCGTCGACGAACTGGTGCCCGCCGCGAAGGCGTGGATCAAGGCCAACCCCGAGGGCGGCGTGCAGCCGTGGGACGTCAAGGGCTACAAGATTCCGGGCGGCACCCCGTCGAACCCGAGCTTCGCGGCGAACCTGCCCGCGTTCCCAGCGAACCTGCGCAAGCAGCTCAAGGGCGCGCCGATGCCCGCGCCGCGCGCGATCCTCGCCGCCGCGATCGAGGGCTCGCAGGTCGACTTCGACACCGCGATCCAGGTCGAGACGCGCTACTTCGTCAGCCTGGCCATCGGGCAGGTTTCGAAGAACATGACCAAGGCGTTCTTCTTCGACCTGCAGTCGATCAACTCCGGCGGTTCGCGTCCGGACGGGTTCGAGAAGTACACCGCCAAGAAGGTCGGCGTGCTCGGCGCCGGGATGATGGGCGCCGCGATCGCGTACGTGTCCGCGAAGGCGGGCATTGACGTCGTGCTCAAGGACGTCTCGCAGGAGGCGGCCGAGAAGGGCAAGGGCTACGCGGTCAAGCTCGAAGAGAAGGCGCTCTCGCGCGGCAAGACCACGCAGGAGAAGTCGGACGCGCTGCTGGCGCGGATCAAGCCGACCGCCGACCCGGCCGACTTCGCGGGCGTCGACTTCGTGATCGAGGCCGTGTTCGAGAGCGTCGAGCTGAAGCACAAGGTGTTCGGCGAGATCGAGAGCATCGTCAACGCGGACGCGGTGCTGGGCTCCAACACCTCGACCCTGCCGATCACCGCGCTGGCCGAGGGCGTGCAGCGGACCGAGGACTTCATCGGGATCCACTTCTTCTCGCCGGTGGACAAGATGCCGCTGGTCGAGATCATCTGCGGCGAGAAGACGTCGCCCGCCACGCTGGCGAAGGTCTTCGACTACACGCTGCAGATCCGCAAGACCCCGATCGTCGTCAACGACAGCCGCGGCTTCTTCACCTCGCGGGTCATCGGCACCTTCATCAACGAGGCCGTGGCCGCGCTGGGCGAGGGCGTCGAGCCGGCGTCGATCGAGCAGGCGGGTTCGCAGGCCGGCTACCCGGCGCCGCCGCTGCAGCTGATGGACGAGCTGACCCTCACGCTGCCGCGCAAGATCCGGGCGGAAACCCGCGCCGCGATCGAGGCCGAGGGCGGCACCTGGACGCCGCACGCGTCCGAGGCTGTCATCGACACGATGCTCGACAAGTACGACCGCAAGGGCCGCTCCACCGGTGCGGGCTTCTACGAGTACGACGAGAACGGCAAGCGCACCGGGCTGTGGCCGGGCCTGCGCGAGGCGTTCAACTCGGGTTCCGCGGACGTGCCGTTCGAGGACCTCAAGGAGCGCATGCTCTTCGCCGAGGCGCTGGAAACGGTGAAGTGCTTCGACGAGGGCGTCCTGACCACGGTCGCGGACGCCAACATCGGGTCCATCTTCGGCATCGGCTTCCCGGCCTGGACCGGCGGCGTGATCCAGTACATCAACCAGTACGAGGGCGGGCTGCAGGGCTTCGTGGACCGGGCTCGCGAACTGGCGTCGCGGTACGGCAGCCACTTCGAGCCGCCGCAGTCGCTGGTGGAGAAGGCCGCCAAGGGCGAGATTTACGAATAA